A DNA window from Oryctolagus cuniculus chromosome 21, mOryCun1.1, whole genome shotgun sequence contains the following coding sequences:
- the ZNF84 gene encoding zinc finger protein 84 — translation MTTPQESFSFEDLSVGFTRKEWQLLDPQQKKLYKDVMLENFSNLVSLGYEVMKPDVIFKLEQGEEPWIEDGEMPLPDSAEEVWQVDSHMMCYKNNQDKRKNMKRSYECDAFGKKFNLNMNFVPLKKSHNESDLDGLILKHNLDLLIPETDYGRMQSDDFTVFDKLFLHTKPDETDTWLKHCEFDKYHDSCRKTQIVIYHRTRLGEKLYECSECRKRFIKKSSLIKHQNRHIREIAYGCGKCGKTFLQKSQFVTHHRTHTGEKPYDCSQCGKAFSQKSQLTSHQRTHTGEKPYECGECGKAFSRKSHLISHWRTHTGEKPYGCSECGRAFSEKSNLINHQRIHTGEKPFECRDCGKAFSRKSQLVTHHRTHTGTKPYGCSDCRKAFFEKSELIRHQTIHTGERPYECSECRKAFRERSSLINHQRTHTGEKPHGCVQCGKAFSQKSHLISHQMTHTGEKPFICSKCGKAFSRKSQLVRHQRTHTGEKPYECGECGKAFSEKLSLTNHQRIHTGEKPFVCSVCGKAFCQKSHLISHQRTHTGEKPYECTECGKAFGEKSSLATHQRTHTGEKPYECRVCEKAFSQKSQLNTHQRIHTGEKPYECCLCGKAFFEKSELMRHQRTHTGEKPFECSECRKAFREKSSLINHQRIHTGEKPFECSECGKAFSRKSHLIPHQRTHTGERPYGCSECRKAFSQKSQLVNHQRIHTGEKPYQCSECGKAFSQKSQLINHRRTHAAKKS, via the exons ATGACCACTCCACAG GAGTCATTTTCATTTGAAGATTTATCTGTGGGTTTCACCCGAAAGGAATGGCAGCTACTGGATCCACAACAGAAAAAGTTATACAAGGATGTCATGTTGGAGAACTTTAGCAACCTAGTGTCACTGG GGTATGAGGTTATGAAACCAGATGtcatcttcaagttggagcaggGAGAAGAGCCGTGGATAGAAGACGGAGAAATGCCACTTCCAGACTCTGCAG AAGAAGTCTGGCAAGTGGATAGTCACATGATGTGCTACAAGAATAACCAAGACAAGcgtaaaaatatgaaaagaagttATGAATGTGATGcatttgggaaaaaatttaaTCTGAACATGAACTTTGTTCCTTTAAAGAAATCGCACAATGAAAGCGACTTAGATGGgttgattttaaaacataatttagaTTTGTTAATTCCAGAAACAGATTATGGAAGAATGCAATCAGATGACTTTACTGTGTTTGATAAATTGTTTCTCCACACCAAGCCTGATGAAACTGATACATGGTTAAAACACTGTGAATTTGATAAATATCATGACAGCTGCAGAAAAACACAGATTGTCATATATCACAGAACTCGTTTAGGGGAGAAACTCTATGAATGCAGTGAATGTAGGAAACGCTTCATTAAGAAATCAAGTCTCATTAAACATCAAAACAGACATATCAGAGAGATAGCCTATGGCTGCGGTAAATGTGGCAAAACCTTTCTGCAGAAATCACAGTTTGTTACACATCACAGaactcatactggagagaaaccttatgactGTAGccagtgtgggaaagccttctcTCAGAAGTCACAGCTCACATCCCATCAGaggacacacacaggagagaaaccgtATGAATGTGgcgaatgtgggaaagccttctcCCGGAAGTCACATCTCATATCACATTGGAGGACACACACAGGAGAAAAGCCCTATGGATGCAGTGAATGTGGGAGGGCCTTCAGCGAAAAGTCAAATCTCattaatcatcagagaattcatacaggagagaaaccttttgaatgcaGGGATTGTGGGAAAGCCTTTAGCAGGAAGTCACAGCTGGTTACGCATCACAGGACTCACACTGGAACCAAACCCTATGGATGCAGCGATTGCAGAAAAGCCTTCTTTGAGAAGTCAGAGCTCATTAGACATCAGACAATCCATACTGGAGAGAGACCGTATGAATGTAGTGAATGTCGGAAAGCATTTAGGGAGAGGTCAAGTCTTATTAATCATCAGAGAACCCATACAGGAGAGAAACCCCATGGATGCGTCCAGTGCGGGAAAGCCTTCTCCCAAAAGTCACATCTCATATCACATCAGatgacacacacaggggagaagccaTTTATATGCAgtaaatgtgggaaagccttcagtAGGAAATCCCAGCTTGTTAGACATCAGAGAACTCATACAGGAGAAAAACCCTATGAATGCGGTGAATGTGGGAAAGCTTTTAGTGAAAAATTAAGTCTCACTAACCATCAGAGGATTCACACAGGAGAAAAGCCCTTTGTGTGCAGTGTATGTGGGAAAGCCTTCTGTCAGAAGTCACATCTCATATCCCATCAGaggacacacacaggagagaaaccatACGAGTGCAccgaatgtgggaaagcctttggtGAGAAGTCCAGTCTTGCAAcccatcagagaactcacacgGGAGAAAAACCGTATGAATGCAGGGTTTGTGAAAAGGCCTTCTCCCAGAAGTCACAGCTGAATActcaccagagaattcacactggagagaaaccctatgaatgctGTCTTTGTGGGAAAGCTTTCTTTGAGAAGTCAGAGCTAATGAGACATCAGAGAACTCATACAGGAGAAAAACCATTTGAATGCAGTGAATGTAGAAAAGCCTTTAGGGAGAAGTCAAGTCTCATTAATCACCAGCGAatacacacaggagagaaacccttTGAATGCAGTGAGTGTGGCAAAGCCTTCTCTCGGAAGTCACACCTTATACCACATCAGAGGACACACACAGGTGAGAGGCCTTATGGATGCAGTGAATGTAGGAAGGCCTTCTCTCAGAAATCACAGCTTGTTAATCAtcaaagaattcacacaggagagaagccTTATCAATGCAGTGAATGTGGGAAAGCTTTCTCACAGAAGTCACAGCTCATTAATCATCGGAGAACTCACGCAGCAAAGAAGTCCTGA